One Alcaligenes ammonioxydans DNA segment encodes these proteins:
- a CDS encoding AraC family transcriptional regulator: MSFSADPQGGPVFSIKMAMGSTTENPLHTHPNGQLIMTQYGSVTLQTDQGYWMVPPLCAVWVPVGIRHRARVDDQALIHFLYIEPGLDQLPGHCCTLQLSPLVRELIIHLSELKADYELGSQTHRLALVLLETLNQMPTRQLHVPVPEDRVLQTIAQHMLKQPDSRPTMADWAQELAMSERTLARHMLKHTGMSFGRWRQQFMIMLALQKLGSGMSVKSTARELGYTSISAFISVFKSIVGETPSRYVGQSPSS, from the coding sequence ATGAGTTTTAGCGCTGACCCGCAGGGAGGGCCTGTTTTCAGCATCAAGATGGCGATGGGCAGCACGACCGAAAATCCCCTGCATACCCATCCAAATGGCCAACTGATCATGACGCAATATGGCTCGGTGACCCTGCAGACCGACCAGGGCTACTGGATGGTGCCGCCCCTGTGCGCGGTCTGGGTGCCAGTGGGCATCCGGCACCGCGCCCGTGTTGACGATCAGGCCCTGATCCATTTTCTGTATATTGAGCCCGGCCTGGATCAACTGCCCGGGCACTGCTGCACCCTGCAGTTAAGTCCCCTGGTGCGGGAACTGATTATTCACCTGAGCGAGCTCAAGGCTGACTACGAGCTGGGCAGCCAGACCCATAGACTGGCTCTGGTACTGCTGGAGACCTTGAACCAGATGCCCACCCGCCAGCTGCACGTTCCCGTGCCGGAAGACAGGGTGTTGCAAACAATTGCCCAGCACATGCTCAAGCAGCCTGATTCACGCCCCACCATGGCCGACTGGGCTCAAGAACTGGCTATGAGCGAGCGCACCCTGGCCCGACATATGCTAAAACACACAGGGATGAGCTTTGGGCGCTGGCGTCAACAATTCATGATCATGCTGGCCTTGCAAAAACTGGGTTCAGGCATGTCTGTCAAAAGCACTGCCAGGGAGTTGGGTTACACCTCGATCAGTGCCTTTATCAGTGTTTTCAAATCCATTGTGGGCGAGACCCCCAGCCGCTACGTAGGCCAGAGCCCATCCTCTTAA
- a CDS encoding benzoate/H(+) symporter BenE family transporter gives MTSTPLSRTGYLHRLLSWFQISHLSAGLIAVLVGYTSSAAIVFQAAQAAGASTAELGSWMWSLGIGLGLLSAGLSLRYKIPILTAWSTPGAALLATGLVGLPMSQAVGIFLFSSLLTAICGLSGSFQKLMHYMPRSIAGAMLGGILLRFGLDLFGAMQTQWLLCLGMFIVFLTVRQWSARYAVPLALVAGVTIAALQGLLKMEILSWTPATPVLVWPEFSWTALIGVGIPFFIVTMSSQNIPGVAVLKAHNYDAPNSTVISWTGIVGLIFGPFGGYAYNLAAISAALCMTPEVDADPGQRYRASVWAGIFYIAAGIFGATVVSLFAAFPTELIAAIAGLALLGTIGNSIHMALEAPDTRDAALVTFLTTASGMSLLNIGSAFWGLIFGMAIYLIQKRKVS, from the coding sequence ATGACCTCCACACCTCTGTCCCGCACCGGATATCTGCATCGCTTATTAAGTTGGTTTCAGATCTCTCACCTGTCGGCGGGACTGATCGCCGTGCTGGTGGGCTACACCAGTTCCGCGGCCATTGTTTTTCAGGCGGCACAGGCGGCCGGGGCCAGTACAGCCGAACTGGGCTCCTGGATGTGGTCCTTGGGTATTGGTTTGGGCCTGCTGTCGGCAGGCCTGTCTTTGCGCTACAAAATTCCCATTCTGACGGCCTGGTCCACGCCCGGCGCGGCCTTATTGGCCACCGGACTGGTGGGGCTGCCCATGTCCCAGGCCGTGGGAATTTTTCTGTTTTCCTCCTTGCTAACCGCCATTTGCGGCCTTAGCGGCAGCTTTCAAAAGCTGATGCACTACATGCCACGCAGCATTGCCGGCGCCATGCTGGGCGGAATCCTGCTGCGCTTTGGTCTGGATTTGTTTGGCGCCATGCAGACCCAATGGCTACTGTGTCTGGGCATGTTCATTGTGTTTTTGACGGTGCGCCAGTGGTCAGCCCGCTATGCGGTCCCTCTGGCCCTGGTGGCCGGTGTCACCATCGCCGCGCTGCAGGGCCTGTTGAAAATGGAGATTTTGAGCTGGACGCCCGCTACGCCCGTACTGGTCTGGCCGGAGTTTTCCTGGACGGCCCTGATCGGGGTGGGCATACCGTTTTTCATCGTGACCATGAGCTCGCAAAACATTCCGGGCGTGGCCGTCTTGAAGGCCCATAACTATGACGCCCCCAACTCTACCGTCATCAGCTGGACGGGGATTGTGGGGCTGATCTTCGGCCCCTTTGGCGGCTACGCCTACAATCTGGCCGCCATCAGTGCGGCCCTGTGCATGACGCCGGAAGTCGATGCCGACCCAGGCCAGCGCTACCGCGCCAGTGTCTGGGCCGGTATTTTTTATATTGCCGCCGGTATTTTCGGCGCCACCGTGGTCAGCCTGTTTGCCGCTTTCCCCACGGAACTGATCGCGGCCATTGCCGGGCTGGCTTTGCTGGGCACCATAGGCAATAGCATTCACATGGCGCTGGAAGCCCCGGATACCCGTGATGCGGCCCTGGTCACCTTTTTGACCACCGCCTCGGGCATGAGTCTGCTCAATATCGGCAGCGCCTTTTGGGGTCTGATTTTCGGCATGGCTATCTATCTGATTCAGAAACGAAAAGTGTCCTGA
- a CDS encoding DUF3008 family protein: MPALSQAQQKAAGAALSAKRGETPVSSLKGASLEMYNTMSEKELEELASTDTARRNLPEHKA; the protein is encoded by the coding sequence ATGCCTGCTTTATCTCAAGCTCAACAAAAAGCCGCTGGAGCAGCCTTGTCCGCTAAGCGCGGGGAGACGCCTGTGTCCAGCTTGAAAGGAGCGTCTTTGGAGATGTACAACACCATGAGCGAAAAAGAGCTGGAAGAGCTGGCCAGTACCGACACAGCTCGTCGCAACCTGCCCGAACACAAAGCGTAA
- a CDS encoding LamB/YcsF family protein, whose amino-acid sequence MSLNIDLNCDMGESFGAWVMGQDEQVIPWVSSINIACGFHAGDPGTMRKTVALALKHGVKLGAHPGLPDLAGFGRRVMAVTAEQVYDLVVVQVGALAAVARTQGAHLHHVKAHGALYNMAAKDVQLARAIAQAVADIDRSLILYALAGSVQVQAGRDAGLQVAQEVFADRSYQDDGSLTPRQQPGAMITDAEQSVRQVMQMIEQGTVTSLSGKTVSLSADTLCLHGDQAGAAEFAQRLHQAFAQSGIRVQAV is encoded by the coding sequence ATGAGCTTGAACATAGATTTGAATTGCGACATGGGCGAGAGCTTTGGGGCGTGGGTCATGGGCCAGGATGAGCAGGTCATTCCCTGGGTCAGTTCCATCAATATCGCCTGCGGCTTTCATGCTGGGGACCCGGGCACCATGCGCAAGACGGTCGCCCTGGCCCTGAAGCACGGTGTCAAGCTGGGCGCCCATCCTGGTTTGCCGGATCTGGCGGGTTTTGGCCGCCGGGTGATGGCAGTGACGGCTGAGCAGGTCTATGACCTGGTCGTGGTGCAGGTGGGAGCGCTGGCCGCGGTGGCCCGCACCCAGGGAGCCCACTTACATCATGTCAAGGCGCATGGCGCGCTTTACAATATGGCCGCCAAGGACGTTCAACTGGCCCGCGCCATCGCTCAGGCGGTGGCCGATATTGATCGTAGCCTGATCCTGTACGCCCTGGCGGGCAGTGTCCAGGTGCAGGCCGGGCGCGATGCCGGCCTGCAGGTGGCACAGGAAGTGTTCGCCGATCGCAGCTATCAGGATGATGGCAGCCTGACTCCGCGGCAACAGCCTGGCGCCATGATTACCGATGCGGAGCAGTCGGTACGTCAAGTGATGCAGATGATCGAGCAAGGGACAGTGACCAGCCTGTCCGGCAAGACCGTGTCATTGTCAGCGGATACCTTGTGTTTGCATGGCGATCAGGCAGGAGCTGCCGAGTTTGCGCAGCGTTTGCATCAAGCCTTTGCGCAAAGCGGCATCCGCGTACAGGCAGTCTGA
- a CDS encoding LysR family transcriptional regulator produces MPKLREQLDLHLLRVLQSLLKEHSVSRTAIRLGMSQPAVSNALRRLREITGDPILLRGKKGMVPTERGPFLLAHATEALQAIERISAAAEPMDPSQSTRVFNLGAPDYLDGAFIPDIAERVRRQAPQARLVVHTINPDLDYVQALEEGELDVVIGNWLEPPEKLHLARLFDDEVVCMLGRHHPLAQRGLSLQHYLEMPHLAPSAHVTDKRGFIDGCLAEQGISRQVQMVVPYFGLVPGILSRTDMVFTTNRQFAEYYARILPITVLPCPIHFPLMRFYQLWHPRTHNAAELLWFRRCIAQAAGRLDGLSEGTA; encoded by the coding sequence ATGCCAAAATTACGAGAACAACTAGACCTGCATTTGCTGCGGGTATTGCAGTCGCTGCTCAAAGAGCACAGCGTCTCGCGTACGGCCATCCGCTTGGGCATGTCCCAGCCGGCCGTCAGCAATGCCTTGCGGCGCTTGCGTGAAATCACGGGCGACCCGATTTTATTGCGCGGTAAAAAGGGGATGGTGCCTACCGAGCGCGGCCCCTTTTTGCTGGCACATGCCACGGAAGCCCTCCAAGCAATCGAGCGAATTTCTGCCGCCGCAGAGCCTATGGATCCCAGCCAGTCTACCCGGGTTTTCAATCTGGGGGCGCCAGACTATCTGGACGGGGCTTTTATCCCGGATATCGCGGAGCGGGTACGTCGCCAGGCTCCGCAGGCCCGTCTGGTGGTCCATACCATCAACCCGGATCTGGATTACGTGCAGGCCCTGGAGGAGGGCGAGCTGGATGTGGTGATCGGCAATTGGCTGGAGCCCCCGGAAAAGCTGCATCTGGCGCGTCTGTTTGATGATGAGGTGGTCTGCATGCTGGGCCGCCATCATCCACTGGCCCAGCGTGGCCTTTCCTTGCAGCATTATCTGGAAATGCCGCACCTGGCTCCCTCGGCCCATGTCACGGACAAGCGTGGCTTTATTGACGGCTGTCTGGCCGAGCAGGGGATCAGTCGGCAGGTACAGATGGTGGTACCGTATTTCGGCTTGGTGCCCGGTATTTTGAGTCGTACCGATATGGTGTTTACCACCAATCGTCAATTTGCCGAGTACTATGCTCGCATTTTGCCGATTACGGTCTTGCCCTGTCCGATCCATTTTCCGCTGATGCGTTTCTATCAGCTGTGGCATCCGCGCACCCACAATGCGGCCGAGCTGCTGTGGTTTCGGCGTTGCATTGCCCAGGCTGCCGGTCGGCTGGACGGCTTATCCGAGGGAACAGCATGA
- the xdhA gene encoding xanthine dehydrogenase small subunit — translation METRPIRFIYRGQVQEVAHAPTTRTVLQYIREDQHCTGTKEGCAEGDCGACTVMIGELDQNNQLQLRAVNACIQLLPTLDGKVLYTVEDLRQQDGTLHPVQQAMVDWHGAQCGFCTPGFIMSLWGLYMGHSPEDGPVSRAQIDDVLSGNLCRCTGYRPIIDAAKAMHSYPAVSLDRAALEDTLRTIRHKDMLAYEYQGQTFHAPRTLDQLAQLREQYPHARILAGSTDIGLWVTKQFRDLPHLIYIGQVAELRELKPIEDDLYIGAGVLLNDAFDALIEDHPELTELRQRFASFPIRNAGTLGGNVANGSPIGDSMPALIALRARVVLRKGAVERVMPLEDLYLAYQKTAMEPGEFVQGLLVPRHKAQWQFRTYKLSKRFDQDISAVCAAFAIELDGKTVKQARIAFGGMAATPKRASQAEQVLQGQAWSEQNVQAAMQALQQDYQALSDMRASSEYRQQSAANLLYRFFLETHPEHALSPAQLNVFHRAQASLETL, via the coding sequence ATGGAGACAAGACCAATTCGTTTTATTTATCGCGGCCAGGTACAGGAAGTGGCTCACGCCCCCACCACGCGAACCGTTTTACAGTACATCCGTGAGGATCAGCACTGCACCGGCACCAAAGAAGGCTGTGCCGAGGGTGACTGCGGCGCTTGCACGGTCATGATTGGCGAACTGGACCAGAACAATCAATTGCAATTGCGTGCTGTCAACGCCTGTATCCAGTTGCTGCCGACCCTGGACGGCAAAGTACTCTATACCGTTGAGGATCTGCGCCAGCAAGACGGCACGCTGCACCCCGTGCAACAGGCCATGGTGGACTGGCATGGCGCCCAATGCGGCTTTTGCACGCCCGGTTTCATCATGTCGCTGTGGGGCCTGTACATGGGCCACTCGCCTGAGGATGGTCCCGTCTCCCGGGCGCAAATCGACGATGTGCTCTCGGGCAATCTGTGCCGCTGCACGGGCTACCGTCCCATTATTGATGCCGCCAAGGCCATGCACAGTTACCCCGCTGTCAGTCTGGACCGCGCAGCCCTTGAAGACACCCTGCGTACCATCCGCCACAAGGACATGCTGGCCTACGAGTACCAAGGCCAGACCTTCCACGCCCCCCGCACACTGGATCAACTGGCCCAGTTGCGCGAACAGTATCCTCACGCCCGTATTCTGGCCGGCAGTACTGATATTGGACTGTGGGTGACCAAGCAATTCCGCGACTTGCCACATCTGATCTACATCGGCCAGGTGGCCGAGCTGCGTGAACTGAAACCCATCGAGGACGATCTTTACATTGGTGCGGGCGTGCTGCTGAACGACGCGTTTGACGCCCTGATCGAGGACCACCCTGAGTTGACAGAGCTGCGCCAACGCTTTGCCTCCTTTCCGATTCGCAACGCCGGCACGCTGGGAGGCAATGTGGCCAACGGTTCGCCCATTGGCGACTCCATGCCAGCCTTGATTGCGCTGCGTGCTCGCGTCGTGCTGCGCAAAGGCGCCGTCGAACGCGTCATGCCTTTGGAGGACCTGTATCTGGCCTACCAGAAGACCGCCATGGAACCGGGCGAATTCGTGCAAGGCCTGCTGGTCCCCCGTCACAAGGCCCAGTGGCAATTTCGCACCTACAAGCTGTCCAAGCGTTTTGACCAGGACATTTCCGCTGTCTGCGCTGCCTTTGCGATAGAGCTGGACGGCAAGACCGTCAAACAGGCCCGTATTGCCTTTGGCGGCATGGCCGCGACACCCAAGCGGGCCAGTCAGGCCGAGCAAGTATTGCAAGGCCAGGCGTGGAGCGAGCAAAACGTACAAGCGGCCATGCAGGCGCTGCAACAAGACTATCAGGCCCTGAGCGACATGCGTGCCAGCAGCGAGTATCGCCAGCAGAGTGCCGCCAATTTGCTGTACCGCTTCTTTCTGGAAACCCACCCTGAACACGCTTTGAGTCCCGCCCAGCTAAACGTCTTTCACCGAGCTCAAGCCAGCCTGGAGACTTTGTGA